In Toxoplasma gondii ME49 chromosome X, whole genome shotgun sequence, a single genomic region encodes these proteins:
- a CDS encoding hypothetical protein (encoded by transcript TGME49_235440), which translates to MQSLFEEDSFAASCLLLRQQLARATCNEGGSFDRFFQLLCDAVPLAGGQTDDADEIVKITLNDSRELRGSLLALDARGNILLQNCRMRTCVRYRDEKGRSNEEWRECAVPVPLVCPLSRVTSFKVRLDSLFSISATMQNEDLIETDNSGRS; encoded by the exons ATGCAATCTCTCTTCGAGGAAGACTCGTTCGCAgcttcgtgtcttcttctgaggCAGCAGCTCGCCCGCGCGACTTGCAACGAAGGAGGCTCCTTTGACAGATTTTTCCAGCTGCTCTGCGACGCCGTTCCCCTTGCCGGCGGGCAAACCGACGATGCCGATGAAATTGTCAAAATTACGCTCAACGACTCGCGAGAACTTCGCGGCAGCCTCCTGGCTCTCGATGCTAGAGGAAATATCCTTCTCCAG AACTGTCGAATGAGGACCTGCGTGCGGTACCGAGACGAGAAGGGGAGGAGCAACGAAGAGTGGCGAGAGTGTGCAGTTCCCGTTCCTCTGGTCTGTCCGCTCTCACGAGTCACAAGCTTCAAGGTCCGACTGGACTCTCTGTTCTCCATATCCGCAACCATGCAAAATGAGGACCTGATAGAGACGGACAACTCGGGCAGGAGCTGA
- a CDS encoding hypothetical protein (encoded by transcript TGME49_235430) — translation MNGETFEGEKNSGSPRLASEQVARNAGERRREGGRTRLSGRLSGEAYEARRQPEKLGDEGGEARRKSPRVRFKTAARVCVCVELPTEEKNETPGGANRRSRQRTKREVEGGRAGRENAAKKSALSGAFEKPRVFARPTPQKRKAESASGSSCLFPRKRETANDHGETQRRLPASSAESKKTANGHVETRKENSSSLSLRGETNCRFFFRRCTLKTLLPRLLLFPQLFSVSLRSENATVPGEDARGKSRASAKGRKARNA, via the coding sequence ATGAACGGCGAGACcttcgagggagagaagaactctgGGTCTCCACGGCTCGCGTCCGAGCAGGTGGCTCGAAACGccggcgagaggagacgagaaggcggcagaacGCGACTCTCCGGCCGATTGTCCGGAGAAGCATACGAGGCTCGACGCCAGCCGGAAAAACTCGGTgacgaaggtggagaagcacGAAGAAAAAGTCCGCGCGTTCGTTTCAAGACTGCTGcgcgcgtgtgtgtgtgtgtggagcTACctacagaagagaaaaacgaaacaccAGGAGGggcgaacagaagaagccgGCAAAGAACGAAACGAGAAGTCGAGGGTGGACGGGCGGGGCGGGAGAACGCAGCCAAAAAGAGCGCGCTCTCGGGAGCTTTCGAAAAGCCACGCGTTTTTGCTCGACCAACAccgcagaaacgaaaagccGAGAGCGCGTCGGGATCAAGTTGCCTTTTtccgcgaaagagagagacggcgaacgATCACGGCGAGACACAAAGGAGACTTCCTGCTTCCTCCGCAGAATCGAAAAAAACCGCCAATGGACAcgtggagacgaggaaagaaaattcttcctcgctctctctccgggGAGAGACAAACTGCCGATTCTTTTTTCGTCGGTGTACGCTGAAGacgcttcttccccgtcttcttcttttccctcaacttttctccgtctctctaagaagcgaaaacgcgacGGTTCCGGGAGAAGACGCCCGCGGAAAATCTCGTGCGAGCGCGAAAGGTCGGAAAGCAAGAAACGCGTGA